From a region of the Streptacidiphilus albus JL83 genome:
- a CDS encoding ABC transporter ATP-binding protein/permease, whose translation MGERLVAPGAPQLLLETDGDSQLISPSRSYHVGRDPVSDIVLDDPRVSWHHAVLHVGDGHWVLDDSDSTNGTFTEGRPVHHLDVGPGSVVRFGNPADGPRAVLSLLPQPSDLTPAPSALTAITGSRRPPTAIRRLPERLTRIGRATDNDLVVDDLAVSRYHAELRATGDGRYEIVDLRSHNGTFLNGAPVDRSPVGEGDLIGIGHAVLCLVGDQLQEFVDDGAVSLDVQDLLVRVGGGSDGGGRTLLDRVSFPVGEKCLLAVAGPSGAGKSTLLNALTGLRPADEGTVRYDGRDLYRDYAELRSRIGLVPQDDILHTQLTVRRALRYAAELRFPGDTAESERRARVEEVIAELGLGPRADQVISSLSGGQRKRVSVALELLTKPSLLFLDEPTSGLDPGMDRSVMHMLRELADDGRTVIVVTHSVLSLDVCDRLLLLAPGGRVAYYGPPGETLGFVGFDEWPEAFEAFEQDPDRDWAGQYRASAPYRRYIGSVMVRSGQVGAGPRPVVRPPTAQSWGSQLGTLVRRYASALAADRTFLAIMIALPFVMGAMTHALAGSRLDQNTALNALLILCVGGVLTGAANAVRELVKERVIYQRERAVGLSRSAYLCSKIVVLGTVTVVQAVVLTMVGLGGVDLRPQGGSGVFLPPLLEITLATALLSFTAMMLGLLISALVRKEEVTMPLLVLVAIVQVVFCGALLPLNGVPGLDQLSWLVPARWALGAMAGTIGLHEIVPGSLTADPLFAHSAGVWLLDVGMLVVLSLLLGYLVLRLLRRHEPAIMRR comes from the coding sequence ATGGGTGAGCGACTCGTCGCGCCCGGCGCGCCACAGCTCCTGCTGGAGACGGACGGCGATTCCCAACTGATCAGCCCGAGCCGCAGCTACCACGTCGGCCGCGACCCGGTGAGCGACATCGTGCTCGACGACCCCCGGGTCTCCTGGCACCACGCCGTCCTGCACGTGGGCGACGGCCACTGGGTGCTCGACGACAGCGACAGCACCAACGGCACCTTCACCGAGGGCCGTCCGGTGCACCACCTCGACGTCGGCCCCGGCAGCGTGGTCCGCTTCGGCAATCCGGCCGACGGCCCCCGGGCCGTGCTCAGCCTGCTCCCGCAGCCTTCGGACCTCACGCCCGCGCCCTCGGCGCTGACCGCCATCACCGGCTCCCGCCGCCCGCCGACCGCCATCCGCCGACTGCCCGAGCGGCTGACCCGGATCGGCCGCGCCACCGACAACGACCTAGTCGTCGACGACCTCGCGGTCTCCCGGTACCACGCCGAGCTGCGGGCCACCGGCGACGGCCGGTACGAGATCGTCGACCTGCGCAGCCACAACGGCACCTTCCTCAACGGCGCCCCGGTGGACCGCTCCCCGGTCGGCGAGGGGGACCTGATCGGCATCGGACACGCCGTGCTCTGCCTGGTCGGCGACCAGCTGCAGGAGTTCGTCGACGACGGCGCGGTCTCGCTCGACGTCCAGGACCTGCTGGTCCGGGTGGGCGGCGGCAGCGACGGCGGCGGCAGGACGCTGCTGGACCGGGTCTCCTTCCCGGTGGGGGAGAAGTGCCTGCTGGCCGTCGCCGGACCCAGCGGCGCCGGGAAGTCGACCCTGCTCAACGCCCTCACCGGGCTGCGGCCCGCCGACGAGGGCACGGTCCGCTACGACGGCCGCGACCTCTACCGCGACTACGCCGAACTCCGCAGCCGGATCGGGCTGGTCCCGCAGGACGACATCCTGCACACCCAGCTGACCGTCCGCCGGGCCCTGCGCTACGCCGCCGAGCTGCGGTTCCCCGGCGACACCGCGGAGTCCGAGCGCCGCGCCCGGGTCGAGGAGGTGATCGCCGAACTCGGCCTCGGCCCGCGCGCCGACCAGGTGATCTCCAGCCTCTCCGGCGGGCAGCGGAAGCGGGTCAGCGTCGCGCTGGAACTGCTCACCAAGCCCTCGCTGCTCTTCCTGGACGAGCCGACCTCCGGCCTCGACCCCGGCATGGACCGCTCGGTGATGCACATGCTCCGGGAGCTCGCCGACGACGGCCGGACCGTCATCGTGGTCACCCACAGCGTGCTCAGCCTGGACGTCTGCGACCGGCTGCTGCTGCTCGCCCCCGGGGGCAGGGTCGCCTACTACGGCCCGCCCGGCGAGACCCTCGGCTTCGTCGGCTTCGACGAGTGGCCGGAGGCGTTCGAGGCCTTCGAGCAGGATCCGGACCGCGACTGGGCCGGCCAGTACCGGGCGTCCGCGCCCTACCGCCGCTACATCGGCTCGGTGATGGTCCGGTCCGGCCAGGTCGGCGCCGGGCCGAGACCGGTGGTCCGGCCGCCCACGGCGCAGAGCTGGGGGTCCCAGCTCGGCACCCTGGTCCGCCGCTACGCCTCGGCGCTGGCCGCCGACCGCACCTTCCTCGCCATCATGATCGCGCTGCCCTTCGTCATGGGCGCGATGACCCACGCCCTGGCCGGCAGCCGGCTCGACCAGAACACCGCGCTGAACGCCCTCCTCATCCTGTGCGTCGGCGGCGTGCTGACCGGCGCCGCCAACGCGGTCCGCGAACTGGTCAAGGAACGGGTGATCTACCAGCGCGAGCGGGCCGTCGGGCTCTCCCGCTCCGCCTACCTCTGCTCGAAGATCGTGGTGCTCGGCACGGTGACCGTCGTCCAGGCCGTGGTTCTCACCATGGTCGGCCTCGGCGGCGTCGACCTGCGCCCCCAGGGCGGCTCCGGGGTCTTCCTGCCGCCGCTGCTGGAGATCACCCTGGCCACGGCGCTGCTGTCGTTCACCGCGATGATGCTCGGCCTGCTGATCTCCGCCCTGGTGCGCAAGGAGGAGGTGACCATGCCGCTGCTGGTGCTGGTCGCCATCGTCCAGGTGGTCTTCTGCGGCGCGCTGCTGCCGCTGAACGGCGTCCCGGGGCTGGACCAGCTGTCCTGGCTGGTGCCCGCCCGCTGGGCGCTCGGCGCGATGGCGGGCACCATCGGCCTGCACGAGATCGTCCCCGGCAGTCTCACCGCCGATCCGCTGTTCGCCCACAGCGCGGGCGTCTGGCTGCTGGACGTGGGCATGCTGGTGGTCCTGTCGCTGCTGCTGGGGTACCTGGTCCTCCGGCTGCTGCGCCGGCACGAGCCCGCGATCATGCGCCGCTAG
- a CDS encoding serine/threonine-protein kinase, whose protein sequence is MTVERPQMAGLRIAGYRLEREIGRGGMAVVYLAEDLALGRRVAVKLLAPELARNDLFRKRFARESRAAAAIDHPHIVPVFEAGEAEGVLYIAMRYVQGRDLRALLDREGPLPLRKTLRITAQVASALDAAHAHDLVHRDVKPGNILVAEGTDSDHPEHVYLTDFGLTKKSLSLTGFTTMGQFVGTVDYVAPEQVSGQPVDGRCDVYSLGCVVFEALSGAPPFRRDDDFALLWAHLHEPPPALSGLRAGLPPALDGVLAKALAKAPDDRYDSCLAFVAALREVAEAPARPVRYAPTRADGPAIAPVPAPAPAPDPPLPPAWALPVFAVGPAGQPT, encoded by the coding sequence ATGACCGTGGAGCGCCCGCAGATGGCCGGACTCCGGATCGCCGGCTACCGGCTGGAACGGGAGATCGGGCGCGGCGGGATGGCCGTCGTCTACCTCGCCGAGGACCTCGCCCTGGGCCGCCGGGTCGCGGTCAAGCTGCTCGCCCCCGAGCTCGCCCGCAACGACCTCTTCCGCAAGCGCTTCGCCCGCGAGTCCAGGGCGGCCGCCGCCATCGACCATCCGCACATCGTCCCGGTCTTCGAGGCGGGCGAGGCCGAGGGCGTCCTCTACATCGCCATGCGCTACGTCCAGGGCCGCGACCTGCGGGCGCTGCTGGACCGCGAGGGCCCGCTCCCGCTGCGGAAGACCCTGCGGATCACCGCCCAGGTCGCCTCGGCGCTGGACGCCGCCCACGCCCACGACCTGGTCCACCGGGACGTCAAGCCCGGCAACATCCTGGTCGCCGAGGGCACCGACAGCGACCACCCCGAGCACGTCTACCTCACCGACTTCGGGCTGACCAAGAAGTCGCTCTCGCTCACCGGCTTCACCACCATGGGCCAGTTCGTCGGCACGGTCGACTACGTCGCGCCGGAGCAGGTCTCCGGGCAGCCGGTCGACGGGCGCTGCGACGTCTACAGCCTGGGCTGCGTGGTCTTCGAGGCCCTGTCCGGCGCGCCGCCCTTCCGCCGCGACGACGACTTCGCGCTGCTCTGGGCGCACCTGCACGAGCCGCCGCCGGCGCTCTCGGGCCTCCGCGCGGGGCTGCCGCCGGCGCTGGACGGGGTGCTGGCGAAGGCGCTGGCCAAGGCGCCGGACGACCGCTACGACAGCTGCCTGGCGTTCGTCGCCGCGCTGCGCGAGGTGGCGGAGGCCCCCGCGCGCCCGGTGCGCTACGCACCGACCCGCGCCGACGGCCCCGCCATCGCTCCGGTCCCTGCTCCTGCTCCTGCCCCGGACCCGCCGCTGCCGCCCGCCTGGGCGCTGCCGGTCTTCGCCGTCGGCCCGGCCGGACAGCCGACCTGA
- a CDS encoding streptophobe family protein, whose protein sequence is MQQSDVTPHRAGAGTSAGAWYGWAAALVTVVATLLAMAVTAGIGLWLAQADSLPRGAFPSVLAATVLMALGVPADVDGSAGFLAQAQGGIDALPLSVGLVGALVAACCFLRPRRFRAVAGWTELLGAVVRTAVLWVAALLLVAWRARHSFTISTGNGLADTIGSAIGVTPTVGFRVGPAAAAGWGLLWLVVVLLLAFAVSRRTPLPVGLVRGRATVQPSAAAMVLLLLVCAGLGVVAGIVTALTRGEARETFAVVFLAVPNLAWLALGVGLGGSWHGHVSGSIGLPMPKALAAVLETSRTADTTVDLSSLARQDGWVWLLPVLAGLLLLVAAVVTALRAHVRPRPWQHALRTGVALALTMLLVGLLTRVSASYGLSLLGVGDTSGLAGLLGGGSGSGSGGGVPVSGSVTLIPDLLRTVGFGALWGAVAGFLGALLVPYLAGRTGPGPQPGPQSGAGPQPGPRPGA, encoded by the coding sequence GTGCAGCAGAGCGATGTCACCCCGCACCGGGCCGGGGCCGGGACCTCGGCCGGAGCCTGGTACGGCTGGGCCGCCGCGCTGGTCACCGTGGTCGCGACGCTGCTGGCCATGGCCGTCACCGCCGGGATCGGCCTCTGGCTGGCCCAGGCCGACTCGCTGCCCCGGGGTGCCTTCCCCTCCGTGCTGGCGGCGACGGTGCTGATGGCGCTCGGCGTCCCGGCCGACGTGGACGGCAGCGCCGGTTTCCTCGCCCAGGCCCAGGGCGGCATCGATGCCCTGCCGCTGTCGGTGGGCCTGGTCGGCGCGCTGGTGGCGGCCTGCTGCTTCCTCCGGCCCCGCCGCTTCCGGGCGGTGGCCGGCTGGACGGAGCTGCTCGGCGCGGTGGTCAGGACGGCGGTGCTGTGGGTGGCGGCACTGCTGCTGGTCGCCTGGCGGGCCCGGCACAGCTTCACCATCTCCACGGGCAACGGCCTCGCCGACACGATCGGCTCCGCCATCGGAGTGACGCCGACCGTCGGCTTCCGGGTCGGTCCGGCCGCCGCTGCGGGCTGGGGGCTGCTCTGGCTGGTGGTGGTGCTGCTGCTGGCCTTCGCCGTCTCGCGCCGGACGCCGCTGCCGGTCGGACTGGTGCGCGGACGGGCGACGGTCCAGCCGTCCGCCGCCGCGATGGTGCTGCTGCTGCTCGTCTGCGCCGGGCTCGGCGTCGTGGCCGGCATCGTCACCGCCCTCACCCGGGGCGAGGCCCGGGAGACCTTCGCGGTGGTCTTCCTCGCGGTGCCGAACCTGGCCTGGCTCGCCCTCGGCGTCGGCCTGGGCGGTTCCTGGCACGGCCATGTGAGCGGCAGCATCGGCCTGCCCATGCCGAAGGCGCTCGCCGCCGTCCTGGAGACCTCGCGCACCGCCGACACCACGGTCGACCTGAGCAGTCTGGCCCGCCAGGACGGCTGGGTCTGGCTGCTCCCGGTGCTGGCCGGCCTGCTGCTGCTGGTGGCCGCCGTGGTGACCGCGCTGCGCGCGCACGTCCGGCCCCGGCCCTGGCAGCACGCGCTGCGGACCGGGGTCGCGCTGGCGCTGACCATGCTGCTGGTGGGTCTGCTGACCCGGGTCTCGGCCTCCTACGGCCTGTCCCTGCTCGGCGTGGGCGATACGAGCGGCCTGGCCGGGCTGCTGGGCGGCGGAAGCGGGTCCGGCAGCGGCGGCGGCGTGCCGGTCAGCGGTTCGGTGACGCTGATCCCGGACCTGCTGCGCACGGTCGGCTTCGGCGCGCTGTGGGGAGCGGTGGCCGGCTTCCTCGGCGCCCTGCTGGTGCCGTACCTGGCCGGCCGGACCGGACCGGGGCCGCAGCCGGGGCCGCAGTCCGGGGCGGGGCCGCAGCCGGGGCCGCGTCCGGGGGCGTAG
- a CDS encoding DUF6777 domain-containing protein, translating to MSSQTPSDPNSDPNSDPNAIPPSGPPSGPLSGPASGPPPSGQTPRPASGAGSGRTPGAEQPTQPSGPPVQPSGPPSSPPGGRRLVTASADSPRQPWWRRGRGIALVGGVAAVAVVLAVVLTNRTSSPPAPVAQNVALQSSADPGPDPFTSTVARSARPTVAPTPSSAAPTGGSSGTAVVRNGGEVGLYGGTEQLSSCDVAQLTTYLNANPAKEQAWASVQGIQPSAVPGYLSSLTPVVLNVDTRVTNHGFADGSATSFQSVLQSGTAVLIDSRGLPRVRCACGNPLLAPQADNASTRFTGTSWSGFQPGTVVIVVPSVTVVKVVVLYNPANGTWFGRPMGGHGGSDHRVPPPVTSPAPSNSTSGATSGSASLSPSTSGSTSASASTSGSASHSHGPSTSTSTSASPSSSSPSPSASSAAPSSPAPSSSSAVPEVVTPPVQSSAAPPSESTVNSASVGTVTSESLPVSASS from the coding sequence GTGAGTTCTCAGACCCCCTCGGATCCGAACTCGGACCCGAACTCGGACCCGAATGCAATCCCGCCGTCCGGGCCGCCCTCGGGCCCGCTCTCCGGCCCCGCCTCCGGGCCGCCGCCGTCGGGCCAGACCCCGCGCCCCGCATCCGGTGCGGGCTCGGGCCGGACCCCCGGCGCCGAGCAGCCCACGCAGCCGTCCGGCCCGCCGGTGCAGCCGTCCGGTCCGCCGTCGAGCCCGCCCGGCGGGCGTCGGCTGGTGACCGCCTCGGCCGACTCCCCGAGGCAGCCCTGGTGGCGCCGGGGACGCGGCATCGCCCTGGTCGGCGGCGTGGCGGCGGTCGCCGTGGTGCTCGCCGTGGTGCTGACCAACCGCACCTCCAGCCCGCCGGCGCCGGTGGCGCAGAACGTCGCCCTCCAGTCCTCGGCGGACCCGGGCCCCGACCCGTTCACCTCCACCGTCGCCAGGAGCGCCCGGCCGACGGTCGCCCCGACGCCCAGTTCCGCCGCCCCGACCGGCGGGTCCTCCGGTACGGCCGTCGTCCGCAACGGCGGCGAGGTGGGCCTCTACGGCGGCACCGAGCAGCTCTCCAGCTGCGACGTCGCCCAGCTGACGACCTATCTGAACGCCAACCCTGCCAAGGAGCAGGCCTGGGCCTCCGTGCAGGGCATCCAGCCCTCGGCCGTCCCCGGCTACCTCAGCTCGCTCACCCCGGTGGTGCTGAACGTCGACACCCGGGTCACCAACCACGGCTTCGCCGACGGCAGCGCGACCAGCTTCCAGTCGGTGCTCCAGTCCGGCACGGCGGTGCTCATCGACTCCCGGGGCCTGCCCCGGGTGCGCTGCGCCTGCGGGAACCCGCTGCTGGCGCCGCAGGCCGACAACGCCTCGACCCGGTTCACCGGCACCAGCTGGTCCGGCTTCCAGCCCGGGACCGTGGTGATCGTCGTCCCCTCGGTGACGGTGGTCAAGGTGGTCGTGCTCTACAACCCGGCGAACGGCACCTGGTTCGGCCGGCCGATGGGCGGCCACGGCGGCTCCGACCACCGGGTCCCGCCGCCGGTCACCAGTCCGGCCCCGAGCAACTCGACCTCGGGCGCGACCTCCGGCTCCGCCTCGCTGTCCCCGTCGACCTCCGGCTCGACGTCGGCGTCCGCGTCGACCTCGGGCTCCGCGTCCCACTCGCACGGCCCGTCGACCTCGACCTCGACCTCCGCGTCCCCGTCGTCGAGCTCGCCGTCGCCCTCCGCCTCCTCGGCGGCGCCCTCCTCGCCGGCCCCCTCCTCCTCTTCCGCCGTGCCGGAGGTGGTGACCCCGCCCGTGCAGTCGTCCGCCGCACCGCCCTCGGAGTCGACGGTGAACTCGGCGTCGGTCGGGACGGTCACCTCCGAGAGCCTCCCGGTGTCGGCCTCCTCGTAG
- a CDS encoding ComEA family DNA-binding protein has translation MATIGRTTPPVGRMSPAGSVVWALVPLLTIGLGTMAALGWAAYRLRSRWLTVSAVLALVVTVIVLWLSNSATTSTANNIDGTLIVVVLIAGGLGITFAVRGRLVRPEPTLLDGGSGRLRFSVKAPPRSNGIDPAISQALAGRHRRQDARKIVEQDPALARDLRIGRPDLPRQFDDGGLVDVNHVPLAVIAQLPGMSRQVAVQIVEARDRANGFSFVEELTGCTDLSPELAEELAERLVFLS, from the coding sequence GTGGCAACCATCGGAAGAACCACCCCGCCGGTCGGTCGGATGAGCCCGGCCGGCAGTGTGGTCTGGGCTCTCGTCCCGCTGCTGACCATCGGCCTGGGGACGATGGCCGCCCTCGGCTGGGCGGCCTACCGGCTGCGGTCCCGCTGGCTGACCGTGAGCGCGGTCCTCGCGCTCGTCGTGACCGTCATCGTGCTGTGGCTGTCGAACTCGGCCACCACCTCCACCGCGAACAACATCGACGGAACCCTCATCGTCGTGGTGCTGATCGCCGGTGGTCTGGGCATCACCTTCGCGGTCCGGGGGCGGCTGGTGCGCCCGGAGCCGACGCTCCTGGACGGCGGGTCCGGCCGGCTGCGCTTCTCGGTCAAGGCGCCGCCCCGTTCCAACGGCATCGATCCGGCGATCTCGCAGGCACTGGCCGGACGGCACCGCCGGCAGGACGCGCGGAAGATCGTGGAACAGGACCCGGCGCTCGCCCGGGACCTCCGCATCGGCCGCCCGGACCTACCGCGTCAGTTCGACGACGGCGGTCTCGTGGACGTCAACCACGTCCCGCTGGCGGTCATCGCCCAGCTGCCCGGGATGAGCAGGCAGGTCGCCGTGCAGATCGTCGAGGCGCGGGACCGGGCCAACGGCTTCTCCTTCGTCGAGGAGCTGACCGGCTGCACCGACCTGTCGCCCGAGCTGGCCGAGGAGCTGGCGGAACGGCTGGTCTTCCTGAGCTGA
- a CDS encoding SRPBCC family protein — protein sequence MARSRRLILSTPAEVWMLLADGYRYSEWVAGTQEILHVDPEWPGTGTCIRFKVGLGALTLDDVCVVRRCEPERRLELEAKAGRFGAARIAMNLLPWGDNTLLTVDWHPLRGPGTRLHGLPVDYAVKIRNGMMLTKLARIAAQEHRAPGPASAVGRYRP from the coding sequence ATGGCTCGTAGTCGACGTCTGATCCTGAGTACGCCCGCCGAGGTGTGGATGCTGCTCGCGGACGGCTACCGGTACTCCGAATGGGTGGCCGGCACCCAGGAGATCCTCCATGTCGACCCGGAGTGGCCGGGGACCGGCACCTGCATCCGTTTCAAGGTCGGGCTCGGGGCGCTCACCCTGGACGACGTGTGCGTGGTGCGCCGGTGCGAGCCGGAACGCCGCCTGGAGCTGGAGGCCAAGGCGGGACGGTTCGGCGCCGCCCGGATCGCGATGAACCTGCTTCCCTGGGGCGACAACACCCTGCTCACGGTGGACTGGCATCCGCTCCGTGGCCCGGGCACGCGGCTGCACGGTCTGCCGGTGGACTATGCGGTCAAGATCCGGAACGGCATGATGCTCACCAAGCTGGCTCGCATCGCCGCGCAGGAGCACCGGGCGCCCGGCCCGGCGTCAGCGGTCGGCCGGTACCGGCCGTAG
- a CDS encoding phytoene desaturase family protein — MLDAVVIGSGPNGLAAANVLADAGWQVVVLEAQPEPGGAVRSDRMLDPAFVSDLFSSFYPLAAVSPVLRGFALEDHGLRWSRAGTVIAHPLLDGRCAALYPTVAETVEHLADQFGAADARAWNELYRLWETVGDQLMALLFSPRPSPAALVRFARRLRSAGALKTLRFLTLPARRMAEEAFAGQGPALLLAGCAVHADLLPDAAGSGLMGWMMAMLGQQVGWPVPVGGAGELTGALVRRLRAKGGALVCNARVSEIVVGGHRAVGVRTEDGTRYRVGRAVLADVAAPALYGQLLPERHRVELDSFQWDPATFKIDWSLSEPIPWTAAEAVPAGAVHLGAHLDDLSDHALRVATGRMPRELFAILGQMTAADPSRSPRGTQAAWAYTHLPHRGAAGRGEPAGGWSEDEVRAMADRLEAQVERFAPGFRDVVGARRIWTPARLEAMNENLVGGAIGGGTSNIHQQLLFRPHSGLGGPRTPVAGLYLASAAAHPGGGVHGVCGANAARAALLDRSVLGRAVYGPGRSALRRAVTGPAGFTTADHRGTEEGTHPHGS; from the coding sequence ATGCTTGATGCCGTCGTCATCGGATCCGGCCCCAACGGGCTGGCCGCCGCCAACGTCCTGGCCGACGCCGGATGGCAGGTGGTGGTCCTTGAGGCCCAGCCCGAACCCGGCGGCGCGGTCCGCAGCGACCGGATGCTGGACCCGGCGTTCGTCTCGGACCTGTTCAGTTCGTTCTACCCCTTGGCTGCCGTCTCCCCGGTCCTGCGCGGTTTCGCCCTGGAGGACCACGGTCTGCGCTGGAGCCGGGCCGGGACGGTGATCGCGCACCCGCTGCTCGACGGCCGGTGCGCGGCTCTGTACCCGACGGTGGCGGAGACCGTCGAGCACCTCGCCGACCAGTTCGGTGCGGCGGACGCAAGGGCGTGGAACGAGCTGTACCGGCTCTGGGAGACCGTGGGCGATCAGCTGATGGCGCTGCTGTTCTCCCCGAGGCCGTCCCCTGCCGCCCTCGTCCGCTTCGCCCGGAGGCTGCGGTCGGCCGGTGCCCTGAAGACGCTGCGGTTCCTCACCCTGCCCGCCCGGCGGATGGCCGAGGAGGCGTTCGCCGGCCAGGGCCCCGCCCTGCTGCTGGCCGGCTGCGCGGTGCACGCCGACCTACTTCCCGATGCTGCGGGCAGCGGGCTCATGGGCTGGATGATGGCGATGCTGGGCCAGCAGGTCGGCTGGCCGGTGCCGGTCGGCGGAGCCGGAGAGCTCACCGGAGCACTGGTGCGGCGCCTCCGGGCGAAGGGCGGGGCGCTGGTCTGCAACGCCCGCGTCTCGGAGATCGTCGTCGGCGGCCACCGAGCCGTCGGCGTCCGGACGGAGGACGGGACGCGCTACCGGGTCGGCCGCGCGGTGCTCGCCGATGTCGCCGCGCCCGCCCTGTACGGGCAGCTGCTGCCGGAGCGCCACCGCGTCGAGTTGGACTCCTTCCAGTGGGATCCGGCGACGTTCAAGATCGACTGGTCGCTGTCGGAGCCGATTCCCTGGACGGCAGCCGAAGCCGTCCCGGCCGGTGCCGTCCACCTCGGAGCCCACCTCGACGACCTCAGCGACCACGCCCTGCGGGTGGCCACGGGCCGGATGCCTCGCGAACTGTTCGCGATCCTCGGGCAGATGACGGCAGCCGACCCGTCACGCTCACCCCGGGGAACCCAGGCCGCCTGGGCCTACACCCATCTGCCGCACCGCGGCGCGGCCGGTCGCGGCGAGCCCGCCGGAGGCTGGAGCGAGGACGAGGTCCGGGCGATGGCCGACCGCCTGGAGGCCCAGGTCGAGCGGTTCGCGCCAGGGTTCCGCGACGTGGTCGGCGCACGCCGGATCTGGACGCCGGCCCGGCTGGAGGCGATGAACGAGAACCTCGTCGGCGGTGCCATCGGCGGCGGCACGTCCAACATCCATCAGCAGCTGCTCTTCCGACCGCACTCCGGCCTCGGCGGCCCGCGTACGCCGGTGGCCGGCCTGTACCTGGCCTCCGCAGCGGCACATCCAGGAGGCGGGGTGCACGGGGTGTGCGGCGCCAACGCTGCCCGGGCGGCACTGCTCGACCGGAGCGTCCTGGGGCGGGCGGTCTACGGACCGGGCAGGTCCGCCCTGCGGCGGGCGGTCACTGGCCCCGCCGGATTCACGACCGCCGATCACCGGGGAACCGAGGAAGGGACACACCCCCATGGCTCGTAG
- a CDS encoding SAM-dependent methyltransferase produces the protein MSENWNWAASDGSAPSKIDLRTDIPHPARMYDFYLGGKDNFAADRAAAARVVELLPSAPAGSRANRRFLGRAVRHAAGLGIRQFLDIGTGIPASNNTHEVAQAAAPDSHVVYVDNDPIVLAHARALLTSAPEGRTAYIDADFNDPESIIGAQQTKDLIDFSRPVALLVVALLHFLPDSADPAAVLDRYKEVLAPGSALILTHGTGELMDPEVAAAISSTYTQAGLNIVSRTRAQVQRFFDGFDLVEPGVVPVHEWRPEAEEDFAMTREEIAGYAGVALRRG, from the coding sequence GTGTCCGAGAACTGGAACTGGGCGGCGTCCGACGGCAGCGCGCCCAGCAAGATCGACCTGCGCACCGACATACCCCACCCCGCCCGGATGTACGACTTCTACCTCGGCGGCAAGGACAATTTCGCCGCCGACCGGGCCGCCGCCGCGCGCGTGGTCGAGCTGCTGCCCAGCGCCCCCGCCGGTTCGCGGGCCAACCGGCGGTTCCTCGGCCGGGCCGTGCGCCACGCCGCCGGGCTGGGCATCCGCCAGTTCCTCGACATCGGCACCGGCATCCCCGCCTCGAACAACACCCACGAGGTCGCGCAGGCCGCCGCCCCCGACTCGCACGTGGTCTACGTCGACAACGACCCGATCGTCCTGGCCCACGCGCGGGCGCTGCTGACCAGCGCGCCGGAGGGGCGGACCGCCTACATCGACGCGGACTTCAACGACCCGGAATCGATCATCGGCGCGCAGCAGACCAAGGACCTGATCGACTTCTCCCGGCCGGTCGCCCTGCTGGTCGTGGCGCTGCTCCACTTCCTTCCCGACAGCGCGGACCCGGCGGCCGTCCTGGACCGCTACAAGGAGGTGCTGGCCCCCGGCAGCGCGCTGATCCTCACCCACGGCACCGGCGAGCTGATGGATCCCGAGGTCGCCGCCGCCATCTCCAGCACGTACACCCAGGCGGGCCTGAACATCGTCTCCCGCACCCGTGCCCAGGTGCAGCGCTTCTTCGACGGCTTCGACCTGGTCGAGCCCGGCGTCGTCCCGGTCCACGAGTGGCGGCCGGAGGCCGAGGAGGACTTCGCCATGACCCGCGAGGAGATCGCCGGCTACGCCGGCGTGGCCCTGAGGCGCGGCTGA